A DNA window from Sphingopyxis sp. CCNWLW2 contains the following coding sequences:
- a CDS encoding MliC family protein — protein MRIPVAIALAIGVAGCNTAPTKTETPAADIAQSTAPKAEAPAAAAAEPVRYSCADGTTVEARYPTTDTAQIVVAGKTVEMKSAMSASGARYVGGGWQWWTKGMTDGMLAPIKPGEETASAAGTTCTAPAA, from the coding sequence ATGCGCATTCCCGTCGCCATCGCCCTCGCAATCGGTGTTGCAGGCTGCAACACCGCGCCGACAAAAACCGAAACCCCCGCTGCGGACATCGCGCAATCGACCGCGCCCAAGGCCGAAGCACCCGCAGCGGCTGCCGCCGAGCCCGTTCGCTACAGCTGCGCCGATGGGACGACCGTCGAAGCGCGCTATCCGACTACCGACACGGCGCAGATCGTCGTCGCCGGCAAGACGGTCGAGATGAAGAGCGCAATGTCGGCGAGCGGCGCCCGCTATGTCGGTGGCGGCTGGCAATGGTGGACCAAGGGCATGACCGACGGCATGTTGGCGCCGATCAAGCCCGGTGAAGAAACCGCATCGGCGGCCGGGACGACCTGCACCGCGCCGGCGGCCTAA
- the aspS gene encoding aspartate--tRNA ligase, whose amino-acid sequence MHAYRTHTCADLRAANVGEEVRLSGWVHRTREHANVLFVDLRDHYGITQIVVETGSDLYPTVNALGPESVLTFTGKVAARSPETLNPKLATGEIEIYPSAVTVQSAADRLPLPVFGETDYPEEIRLTNRFLDLRRERLHKNIVLRSNVISSLRRRMIDQGFTEFQTPILTASSPEGARDYLVPSRVHPGKFYALPQAPQMFKQLLMVAGFDRYFQIAPCFRDEDARADRSPGEFYQLDFEMSFVTQDDVFNAIEPVLHGVFEEFADFDGKGRTVSPLPFKRIPYRESMLKYGSDKPDLRNPLLVHDVGDFFKGSGFGRFASMVEEGQVVRAVAAPETHEKSRKFFDEMNSWAQSEGFPGLGYATQKDGVFGGPIANNHGQEGMKAIADAMGLGPNDGIFFAAGAEAKAAKLAGLARTRVADQLDLIDKSRFEFCWIVDFPMFEADEDTGKIDFSHNPFSMPQGEMDALTGKDPLDILAYQYDIVCNGVELSSGAIRNHRPDIMYKAFEIAGYSQADVDANFSGMINAFKFGAPPHGGSAPGVDRIVMLLADEPNIREVIVFPMTQKAEDLMMGAPAPVSEKQLKELSIRLVDGPKN is encoded by the coding sequence ATGCACGCCTATCGCACCCACACATGCGCAGATCTTCGCGCCGCCAACGTCGGCGAGGAAGTCCGTCTTTCGGGCTGGGTGCATCGCACGCGCGAGCATGCGAATGTGCTCTTCGTCGATCTTCGCGACCATTACGGGATTACCCAGATCGTGGTGGAAACCGGTTCGGACCTCTATCCCACCGTCAACGCCCTCGGTCCCGAATCCGTTCTGACCTTCACGGGCAAGGTCGCCGCGCGGTCGCCCGAGACGCTCAACCCGAAGCTGGCGACCGGCGAGATCGAAATCTATCCGAGCGCGGTGACCGTGCAGTCAGCGGCCGATCGCCTGCCGCTGCCCGTGTTCGGCGAAACCGACTATCCCGAAGAAATCCGCCTCACCAACCGTTTCCTCGATCTCCGCCGCGAGCGTCTGCACAAGAATATCGTGCTGCGTTCGAACGTGATTTCGTCGCTGCGCCGCCGGATGATCGATCAGGGCTTCACCGAATTTCAGACGCCGATCCTGACCGCGAGCAGCCCCGAGGGCGCGCGCGACTATCTGGTTCCCAGCCGCGTCCACCCCGGCAAATTCTATGCGCTGCCGCAGGCGCCGCAGATGTTCAAGCAGCTGCTGATGGTCGCGGGCTTCGACCGCTATTTCCAGATCGCACCCTGCTTCCGCGACGAGGATGCGCGCGCCGACCGTTCGCCCGGCGAATTCTACCAGCTCGATTTCGAGATGAGCTTCGTCACGCAGGACGACGTCTTCAACGCCATCGAACCCGTCCTGCACGGCGTGTTCGAGGAGTTCGCCGATTTCGACGGCAAGGGCCGCACCGTGTCGCCGTTGCCGTTCAAGCGCATTCCGTACCGCGAATCGATGCTGAAATATGGCAGCGACAAGCCGGATCTGCGCAACCCGCTGCTCGTCCATGACGTGGGCGATTTCTTCAAGGGATCGGGCTTCGGCCGCTTTGCGTCGATGGTCGAGGAAGGTCAGGTCGTCCGCGCCGTCGCCGCGCCCGAAACGCACGAGAAGAGCCGCAAATTCTTCGACGAGATGAACAGCTGGGCGCAGTCGGAAGGTTTCCCGGGCCTTGGCTATGCGACGCAGAAGGACGGCGTGTTCGGCGGTCCGATCGCCAATAACCATGGCCAGGAAGGCATGAAGGCGATCGCCGACGCGATGGGCCTGGGCCCGAACGACGGCATCTTCTTCGCCGCGGGCGCCGAAGCCAAGGCGGCGAAGCTTGCCGGTCTCGCGCGCACGCGCGTTGCCGATCAGCTCGACCTGATCGACAAGAGCCGCTTCGAATTCTGCTGGATCGTCGACTTCCCGATGTTCGAGGCGGACGAGGACACCGGCAAGATCGATTTCAGCCACAATCCCTTCTCGATGCCGCAGGGCGAAATGGACGCGCTGACCGGCAAGGACCCGCTCGATATTCTCGCTTACCAGTACGACATCGTCTGCAACGGCGTCGAACTGTCGTCGGGCGCGATCCGGAACCATCGCCCCGACATCATGTACAAGGCGTTCGAGATCGCGGGCTATTCGCAGGCCGATGTCGATGCGAACTTCAGCGGCATGATCAACGCCTTCAAGTTCGGTGCGCCGCCGCACGGCGGATCGGCACCGGGCGTCGACCGCATTGTGATGCTGCTCGCCGACGAACCGAACATTCGCGAAGTGATCGTCTTCCCAATGACCCAGAAGGCCGAAGACCTGATGATGGGCGCCCCGGCGCCGGTCAGCGAAAAGCAGCTGAAAGAACTGAGCATCCGGCTCGTCGACGGTCCGAAGAACTAA
- the mtgA gene encoding monofunctional biosynthetic peptidoglycan transglycosylase, with the protein MVTPSRAKKRKLPWYLRPFKWLFWFIAASVLWVLLYAVVPPPVTFTMLADSNGITKDWESLSSIDRNMVRAVIAAEDGKFCSHNGFDRDAIEQAIERNAKGKRMRGGSTVSQQTAKNVFLWQGTGWTRYVRKVPEVWFTFLIEKIWGKRRIMEVYLNVAETGIGTYGVEAGAQRYFNHGAGKLTPAEAGRIAAILPLPKKREAVSPSGFTRRYGNTIRARIGVVKRDGLDGCIYN; encoded by the coding sequence ATGGTAACTCCCTCCCGCGCGAAGAAGCGCAAGCTCCCCTGGTATCTGCGGCCGTTCAAATGGCTGTTCTGGTTCATCGCCGCCTCCGTGCTGTGGGTGCTGCTCTATGCCGTGGTGCCGCCCCCCGTGACGTTCACGATGCTGGCGGACAGCAACGGGATCACCAAGGACTGGGAAAGTCTCTCGAGTATCGACCGCAACATGGTGCGCGCGGTGATCGCGGCGGAGGACGGCAAATTCTGCAGCCATAACGGCTTCGACCGCGACGCGATCGAGCAGGCGATCGAACGCAACGCCAAGGGCAAGCGCATGCGCGGCGGATCGACCGTCAGCCAGCAGACCGCGAAGAATGTCTTCCTGTGGCAAGGAACCGGCTGGACGCGCTACGTCCGCAAGGTGCCCGAGGTCTGGTTCACCTTCCTGATCGAAAAGATCTGGGGCAAGCGCCGGATCATGGAGGTTTACCTCAACGTCGCCGAGACCGGCATCGGCACCTATGGCGTCGAGGCGGGCGCGCAGCGCTATTTCAACCATGGCGCGGGCAAGCTGACCCCTGCCGAGGCGGGGCGGATCGCCGCGATTTTGCCGTTGCCCAAGAAACGTGAGGCGGTGAGCCCGTCGGGCTTCACGCGCCGTTACGGCAATACGATCCGCGCGCGCATCGGCGTGGTCAAGCGTGACGGGCTGGATGGGTGCATTTATAACTAG
- a CDS encoding Ppx/GppA family phosphatase, giving the protein MIDIGSNSVRIVVYEGPARAPAVIFNEKVAAGLGRGLAIDGRIAPADATRGLVALRRYALLAEHMDVQDVQCVATAAVRDAVNGPDFIAAAAEAGLQIRLLSGEEEAEAAGHGVLSAIPDAHGVAVDLGGGSLELAEVFRGKVGRRASFPLGVLRLPALRKDGEQAFERAIRKMLRGAGWPGEGLTGLPLYLVGGSWRALSRLDLELTKDPLAVLDQHTLPRSALRRLIRATKRLSFEELRAIPGMASNRAAALPDAAALLAALVNILDVPEMTVSSSGLREGLLYQALDAETRAQDPLIVAAEFEGRRLARFAPHGRAIAEWIAPLFVDEVPADSRVRLAASLLSDVAWSANPDFRAERGTEIGLHGNWRSIDIPGRILLARALYAGFGGTDAEFPAMGSLVTPERLARARQWGLAIRLAQRLTGGIQAPLGGSSIALSGDKLRLTLTREWHHLMGEAVERRLRALANALDAEPVVDLLEGG; this is encoded by the coding sequence GTGATCGACATCGGCTCCAACTCGGTCCGCATCGTCGTCTATGAAGGACCGGCGCGCGCACCCGCCGTGATCTTCAACGAAAAAGTCGCTGCCGGCCTCGGTCGCGGGCTCGCCATCGATGGCCGCATCGCGCCCGCGGACGCGACACGCGGCCTGGTCGCGCTGCGGCGCTACGCGCTGCTCGCCGAGCATATGGACGTCCAGGACGTGCAATGCGTCGCCACCGCCGCGGTGCGCGATGCGGTCAACGGCCCCGACTTTATCGCCGCCGCGGCCGAGGCGGGGCTTCAGATCCGGCTGCTGTCGGGCGAGGAGGAGGCCGAGGCCGCGGGGCATGGCGTGTTGTCGGCGATCCCCGACGCGCACGGCGTCGCAGTCGATCTTGGCGGCGGCAGCCTCGAACTCGCCGAAGTGTTCCGCGGCAAGGTCGGCCGCCGCGCATCCTTCCCCCTCGGCGTGCTCCGGCTTCCGGCGCTGCGCAAGGATGGCGAGCAGGCATTCGAACGCGCGATCCGCAAGATGCTCCGCGGCGCCGGCTGGCCGGGCGAGGGGCTCACCGGGCTGCCGCTCTATCTGGTCGGCGGGTCGTGGCGCGCGCTCTCGCGCCTTGATCTCGAACTCACCAAGGACCCGCTCGCGGTCCTCGATCAGCACACATTGCCGCGCAGCGCGCTTCGCCGCCTGATCCGCGCGACCAAAAGGTTGAGCTTTGAAGAGCTCCGCGCCATCCCCGGCATGGCGTCGAACCGCGCCGCGGCCTTGCCCGATGCGGCGGCGCTGCTCGCGGCGCTCGTCAACATTCTCGATGTGCCCGAAATGACCGTGTCGTCGTCGGGGCTTCGCGAAGGCCTGCTCTATCAGGCGCTCGATGCCGAAACGCGCGCGCAGGACCCGCTGATCGTCGCTGCCGAATTCGAGGGCCGACGCCTCGCGCGGTTCGCACCGCACGGCCGCGCGATCGCCGAATGGATCGCGCCGCTGTTTGTTGACGAGGTTCCCGCCGACAGCCGCGTTCGCCTGGCGGCCAGCCTGCTCAGCGATGTCGCCTGGTCGGCGAATCCCGATTTTCGCGCCGAGCGCGGAACCGAGATCGGCCTGCACGGCAACTGGCGCAGCATCGATATTCCGGGCCGCATCCTCCTTGCCCGCGCGCTGTACGCAGGCTTTGGCGGCACCGACGCCGAGTTTCCCGCGATGGGCAGTCTCGTGACGCCCGAGCGCCTGGCGCGGGCGCGCCAATGGGGGCTCGCGATCCGTTTGGCGCAGCGTCTGACCGGCGGCATCCAGGCGCCGCTGGGCGGCAGTTCGATCGCGCTCAGCGGCGACAAACTACGGCTCACCCTCACGCGCGAATGGCATCATCTGATGGGTGAGGCGGTCGAGCGGCGCCTGCGCGCGCTCGCGAACGCGCTCGACGCCGAACCCGTGGTGGATTTGCTCGAAGGTGGCTAA
- a CDS encoding J domain-containing protein, which translates to MSRAKRSDDWGFPRWRPYGSSRETQKVRLCDRHGCTNPGNCPAPKSPNSPERWYFCETHAAEYNRGWDYFEGLSAEDAAERAANETRDAGAYAKAQHYAWGGSGDGSRSADEMRALEILDLEPDADFEATKKAWRGLAKECHPDVKPGDAEAAKRFAAGQAAFEVLKQAEERKSWKPA; encoded by the coding sequence ATGAGCCGCGCCAAGAGATCCGATGATTGGGGTTTTCCCCGCTGGCGCCCCTATGGCTCGTCGCGCGAGACGCAGAAGGTACGCCTCTGCGATCGCCACGGCTGCACTAACCCCGGCAACTGCCCTGCGCCCAAATCGCCGAACAGCCCCGAACGCTGGTATTTCTGCGAGACGCACGCCGCCGAATATAATCGCGGCTGGGACTATTTCGAGGGTTTGAGCGCCGAGGATGCCGCCGAGCGGGCTGCTAATGAGACGCGCGACGCGGGGGCATATGCCAAGGCCCAGCATTATGCCTGGGGCGGGTCGGGCGACGGCAGTCGCAGCGCCGACGAAATGCGCGCGCTCGAAATCCTCGACCTCGAACCCGACGCCGATTTCGAGGCGACCAAGAAAGCGTGGAGGGGCCTTGCCAAGGAATGTCACCCCGACGTAAAGCCCGGCGATGCCGAAGCGGCAAAGCGCTTTGCGGCGGGGCAGGCGGCGTTCGAGGTTCTGAAGCAGGCGGAAGAGCGCAAGAGCTGGAAGCCCGCGTAG
- a CDS encoding energy transducer TonB family protein yields the protein MLKRLALVPPIAAALVPAANADPGREILTPSSPWNIDYAESECRLARTFGTGAEALTLRISRGANLKAVEYTVASKSLKIRDWNYNVLLRLGPGGTSYKLPILWYRLPTGETALQIFGETGLKPDEIASTRMLALEVDGAEPLQLAVGNLEQPFAALESCYDDLLTTWGIDPAGIRDLKKPAEPVDIRSWRVFENGWARDVPKDRKWMTVRLDIDGSGKATACKALVSSGSAELDTKVCALAAKNARLVPAVAASGEKVGAPFVLRIQMRE from the coding sequence ATGCTGAAACGTCTCGCGCTCGTGCCGCCGATCGCAGCCGCGCTCGTGCCCGCCGCAAATGCCGATCCGGGTCGCGAGATACTGACCCCATCGTCGCCATGGAACATCGATTATGCCGAATCCGAATGCCGGCTCGCACGGACGTTTGGCACGGGCGCCGAAGCACTAACCCTTCGCATTAGTCGCGGGGCAAATTTGAAAGCTGTCGAATATACGGTCGCCAGCAAGTCGCTCAAAATCAGGGACTGGAATTACAATGTCTTGCTGCGACTTGGACCGGGCGGGACGTCCTATAAATTGCCGATACTATGGTATCGCCTTCCCACAGGCGAAACCGCGCTTCAGATCTTTGGCGAGACTGGATTGAAACCTGATGAAATTGCCTCGACCCGAATGCTTGCATTGGAGGTCGATGGCGCCGAGCCCCTGCAACTCGCCGTTGGAAATCTCGAACAGCCGTTCGCTGCGCTGGAATCCTGTTACGACGATCTCCTGACGACATGGGGCATTGATCCAGCAGGAATCCGCGACCTCAAAAAGCCGGCTGAACCGGTCGACATCCGGTCTTGGCGCGTGTTCGAAAATGGGTGGGCGCGCGACGTGCCCAAAGACAGGAAATGGATGACGGTCCGCCTGGATATAGACGGTTCGGGGAAGGCCACAGCGTGCAAGGCGCTGGTGTCAAGCGGGTCGGCGGAGCTGGATACCAAAGTCTGCGCCTTGGCCGCAAAGAATGCGCGCCTTGTTCCGGCAGTCGCCGCATCTGGGGAGAAAGTCGGGGCGCCATTTGTGCTGCGCATTCAGATGCGCGAGTGA
- a CDS encoding FAD-binding protein, whose product MPIVKLGEEGRWTNYHGTGTCEAATRFALRSGDAERGRDEIAIAAKSVQDWLTAAQTASRRVRPLGAGWSPSNVNISSQSWLLHTRRFNRCFRIGADDVRPGIDAGALMLVEAGALVDEVSDKFEEQGRSLWTSGAGNGQTFAGASATGTHGSMIARGGIQDHIRALQIVTPAGIRWIEPDAGVMSDAFIAATGSTALRDDNIFAAAQLPVGSLGIVTALVVDSVPKFLVRPIQNLRKVDRAALDWLAAGDFRRFSAAYALDRDPDFVQMIVNPYKPFKRPAMLRFLYREPWRDDYPRATPGQLGAGYDALSLLGRLLNDYPWARGPLLQFAMKQGYASGPDIDAPPVYGSWGEGLDTHRPLADLFNASVTIDRADLARAFERICAVYARHGGSTVVTIRFMERAQGLLAPARFTHNAVIDFDGPRSQRTADAYARVVECLDAEGITFTRHWAKSCRLDAARVAADYGEDFRRWRAARDRLLPDPAHRALFGSEVLDNLGLTR is encoded by the coding sequence ATGCCGATCGTGAAGCTCGGCGAGGAAGGGCGCTGGACCAATTATCACGGCACCGGCACCTGCGAGGCGGCGACGCGCTTTGCCTTGCGCAGCGGCGACGCGGAGCGCGGCCGCGACGAGATCGCAATCGCTGCGAAGTCGGTGCAGGACTGGCTCACCGCAGCGCAGACCGCAAGCCGCCGCGTTCGGCCGCTCGGCGCGGGCTGGTCGCCGTCGAACGTCAATATCAGCTCGCAAAGCTGGTTGCTCCACACGCGCCGCTTCAACCGCTGCTTTCGCATCGGCGCCGATGACGTCCGCCCCGGCATCGACGCGGGCGCGTTGATGCTTGTCGAAGCGGGCGCGCTCGTCGACGAGGTATCGGACAAGTTCGAGGAGCAGGGCCGCTCGCTATGGACCAGCGGTGCGGGCAATGGACAGACCTTCGCGGGAGCCTCTGCCACGGGCACCCACGGATCGATGATCGCGCGCGGCGGCATCCAGGACCATATCCGCGCGCTGCAGATCGTTACCCCCGCGGGCATCCGCTGGATCGAGCCCGACGCGGGCGTGATGAGCGACGCCTTCATCGCCGCCACCGGTTCGACGGCGCTGCGTGACGACAATATATTTGCCGCGGCGCAGCTTCCCGTCGGCTCGCTCGGTATCGTGACGGCGCTCGTCGTCGACAGCGTGCCGAAATTCCTCGTCCGTCCGATCCAGAATTTGCGCAAGGTCGATCGGGCGGCGCTGGACTGGCTCGCCGCGGGCGATTTCCGCCGCTTCTCGGCCGCCTATGCGCTCGATCGCGATCCCGATTTCGTCCAGATGATCGTCAATCCGTACAAGCCGTTCAAGCGGCCGGCGATGCTGCGCTTCCTCTATCGCGAGCCGTGGCGCGACGATTATCCACGCGCGACCCCCGGCCAGCTCGGCGCGGGTTATGACGCGCTCAGCCTGCTCGGCCGGTTGCTCAACGATTATCCATGGGCGCGGGGCCCCTTGCTCCAGTTCGCGATGAAGCAGGGCTATGCCAGCGGCCCCGATATCGACGCTCCGCCGGTCTATGGCAGCTGGGGGGAGGGGCTCGACACGCATCGTCCCCTGGCAGACCTGTTCAATGCCTCGGTCACCATCGACCGCGCCGACCTTGCGCGCGCGTTCGAACGCATTTGTGCGGTCTATGCGCGCCACGGCGGCTCGACCGTCGTCACCATACGTTTCATGGAGCGCGCGCAAGGGCTGCTCGCGCCCGCGCGCTTTACGCACAATGCGGTGATCGATTTCGACGGCCCGCGTAGCCAGCGCACCGCCGACGCCTATGCCCGCGTTGTCGAATGCCTCGATGCCGAGGGGATCACCTTCACCCGCCACTGGGCCAAAAGCTGTCGCCTCGACGCCGCACGCGTTGCCGCCGATTATGGCGAGGATTTCCGCCGCTGGCGCGCCGCGCGCGACCGGCTGCTTCCCGATCCGGCGCACCGCGCGCTGTTCGGCAGCGAGGTGCTCGATAACCTCGGCCTGACCCGTTGA
- a CDS encoding alpha/beta fold hydrolase, producing the protein MRESREHRLETPEGDICWFEWGERGEGASLFLLHATGFHARLWDQVVAALPPGTHVIAPDHRGHGRSYRPATLANWAATSDALLPLLDGLGGHPLVGCGHSMGGYALTRLASQRPAAFRHLVLIDPVIMDPAFYPVEASPIPDPADHPVARRRNSWMSAEEMRARFADRPPYANWDPRVLADYCTHGLLPATDGEALELACPPALEASVYQNALRTSPHEWLHYLAVPSTVIRAPTGERGGELDFSLSPTWTGLGAAIGATRDELWAEHSHFIPMEDPARVAALLAGLTK; encoded by the coding sequence GTGCGCGAATCCCGGGAGCACCGGCTGGAAACGCCGGAAGGCGATATCTGCTGGTTCGAATGGGGCGAGCGCGGTGAGGGCGCTTCGCTGTTCCTGCTCCATGCGACGGGCTTTCACGCGCGGCTTTGGGATCAGGTCGTGGCGGCGCTGCCGCCCGGCACGCACGTCATCGCGCCCGACCATCGCGGGCATGGGCGCAGTTACCGTCCCGCGACGCTCGCCAACTGGGCGGCGACATCCGACGCGCTGTTGCCGCTGCTCGACGGGCTCGGCGGGCATCCGCTCGTCGGCTGTGGGCATAGCATGGGCGGCTATGCGCTGACGCGGCTCGCGTCGCAGCGGCCGGCCGCCTTCCGCCATCTCGTGCTGATCGATCCGGTGATCATGGACCCGGCCTTTTATCCGGTCGAAGCGAGTCCGATCCCCGATCCCGCGGACCATCCCGTCGCGCGCCGCCGCAACAGCTGGATGAGTGCCGAAGAGATGCGCGCGCGCTTCGCCGACCGGCCGCCCTATGCGAACTGGGACCCGCGCGTGCTCGCCGACTATTGCACCCATGGCCTGCTCCCGGCGACGGACGGCGAAGCGCTGGAGCTGGCCTGCCCCCCGGCGCTCGAAGCCTCGGTCTATCAGAATGCGCTGCGCACCAGCCCGCACGAGTGGCTCCACTATCTCGCGGTTCCCTCGACGGTGATCCGCGCCCCGACCGGTGAACGCGGCGGCGAACTCGATTTCTCGCTGAGCCCGACCTGGACGGGGCTTGGCGCGGCGATCGGCGCAACGCGCGACGAACTATGGGCCGAGCACAGCCACTTCATTCCGATGGAAGATCCCGCGCGCGTCGCGGCGCTGCTCGCCGGCCTGACCAAGTAA
- a CDS encoding polyphosphate kinase 2 family protein, which translates to MTISLSDYETGAKYEGDYSDDLAALEDRLERLQAAHIIHGQRSIIMFEGWDAAGKGGIIQRLTASLDPRFFEVWPIAAPNEEEKARHFLWRFWKRLPGNREISIFDRSWYGRVLVERVEGYASEAEWRKGYDEINEFEAQLTGSRTNLVKLFIHITQDEQDKRFADRLDDPWKRWKTGTEDYRNRSKRKAYLAAIEDMFAQTNTRWAPWKVVDGNNKKAARIAALTHIAEALEAMVPMTPPDLDPAVVKLAGKAFRYKPKD; encoded by the coding sequence ATGACGATCTCGCTCTCCGACTATGAAACCGGCGCCAAATATGAGGGCGACTATTCCGACGATCTCGCGGCGCTCGAGGATCGCCTCGAACGATTGCAGGCGGCGCACATCATCCATGGCCAGCGCAGCATCATCATGTTCGAGGGCTGGGACGCGGCGGGGAAGGGCGGGATCATCCAGCGGCTGACCGCGTCGCTCGACCCGCGCTTTTTCGAGGTGTGGCCGATTGCCGCGCCGAATGAGGAGGAAAAGGCGCGCCATTTCCTGTGGCGTTTCTGGAAACGCCTGCCGGGCAATCGCGAAATCTCGATCTTCGACCGCAGCTGGTACGGCCGCGTCCTCGTCGAGCGCGTCGAGGGGTATGCGAGCGAGGCCGAATGGCGCAAGGGCTATGACGAGATCAACGAGTTCGAGGCGCAGCTGACCGGCAGCCGCACGAATCTGGTGAAACTCTTCATCCACATCACGCAGGACGAGCAGGACAAGCGCTTCGCCGACCGCCTCGACGATCCGTGGAAGCGGTGGAAGACGGGGACGGAGGATTATCGCAACCGGTCGAAGCGCAAGGCCTATCTTGCCGCGATCGAGGATATGTTCGCGCAGACGAACACGCGCTGGGCGCCGTGGAAGGTGGTCGACGGCAACAATAAAAAGGCCGCGCGCATCGCGGCGCTGACCCATATCGCCGAGGCGCTCGAGGCGATGGTGCCGATGACCCCGCCCGATCTCGACCCTGCGGTCGTCAAACTCGCGGGCAAGGCGTTCCGTTACAAGCCCAAAGACTAG
- the rnd gene encoding ribonuclease D produces the protein MQVHPLIETNAALVEFCDLIRNSDFIAVDTEFMRENTFWPELCLIQVADRDHAAAIDPMAPGIDLKPLLDLLVDNEDMLKVFHAGGQDVEIIFNLTGKTPHPIFDTQIGQMALGQAEQVGYSNLVEAWIGLQLDKGARFTDWSRRPLDKRQIDYAVGDVTHLAKIFPMMLDKLIKTGRGHWLDEEMEKLADPANYSVDPDKAWQRIKVPTRKLDVLGRLQSLAAWREREARQKNLPRGRIVKDETLADLAAHPPKDQDGLGRVRGLSATWRTNDIGGRLMDAIANAKPMSKDDMPERAPRGPGLGKEGTLVADLLKLLLKIRARELNVAARLIARSDDLEALAAGAREGIQMMDGWRYDVFGHAALDLVEGRMGFAVKNGKLVMSEIDGAA, from the coding sequence ATGCAAGTCCATCCGTTGATCGAAACCAACGCCGCGCTCGTCGAATTCTGCGACCTCATTCGGAACAGCGATTTCATCGCTGTCGATACCGAATTCATGCGCGAAAACACTTTCTGGCCAGAGCTTTGCCTGATCCAGGTGGCCGACCGCGACCATGCCGCGGCGATCGATCCGATGGCGCCGGGGATCGATTTGAAGCCCCTGCTCGACCTGCTCGTCGACAATGAGGATATGCTGAAAGTCTTTCATGCGGGCGGGCAGGATGTCGAAATCATCTTCAACCTGACCGGCAAGACGCCGCACCCGATCTTCGACACACAGATCGGTCAGATGGCGCTGGGTCAGGCCGAACAGGTCGGATATTCGAACCTCGTCGAAGCATGGATCGGGCTGCAGCTCGACAAGGGCGCGCGTTTTACCGACTGGAGCCGCCGCCCGCTCGACAAGCGCCAGATCGACTATGCCGTCGGCGACGTCACCCACCTCGCCAAGATTTTCCCGATGATGCTCGACAAGCTGATCAAGACCGGCCGCGGTCATTGGCTCGACGAGGAAATGGAAAAGCTCGCCGATCCCGCGAACTACAGCGTCGATCCCGACAAGGCGTGGCAGCGAATCAAGGTCCCGACGCGCAAGCTCGACGTGCTCGGCCGCCTGCAGTCGCTCGCGGCGTGGCGCGAACGCGAGGCGCGGCAAAAGAATTTGCCGCGCGGCCGCATCGTCAAGGACGAAACGCTCGCCGACCTCGCGGCACATCCGCCGAAGGATCAGGATGGGCTGGGCCGCGTGCGCGGCCTGTCAGCGACATGGCGCACGAACGATATCGGCGGCCGGCTGATGGACGCGATCGCCAATGCCAAGCCGATGTCGAAGGACGACATGCCCGAGCGCGCGCCGCGCGGCCCGGGGCTGGGTAAAGAAGGCACTTTGGTCGCCGACCTGCTCAAGCTGCTGCTGAAAATTCGCGCGCGCGAACTGAACGTCGCGGCGCGGCTGATTGCGCGCAGCGACGATTTGGAAGCGCTCGCGGCGGGCGCACGCGAGGGAATCCAGATGATGGACGGCTGGCGTTACGACGTGTTCGGCCACGCGGCGCTCGATCTGGTCGAAGGCCGGATGGGCTTTGCGGTCAAGAACGGCAAGCTTGTGATGAGCGAGATCGACGGCGCCGCCTGA